One segment of Pseudodesulfovibrio sp. 5S69 DNA contains the following:
- the serS gene encoding serine--tRNA ligase, giving the protein MLDLKLMQKNPDMVRQSLEKRHSKIDVAEFTELDERRKQLIGEVESLKAEKNAVGPEIAKRKRAGEDVSDLLDKMGRVAERTKDLDRELAEVEKAEFDWMMAVPNIPHESVPEGAGEEDNPVLRYWGEKPVLDFEPKEHWEIGTALGGLDFECAAKLAGARFSISFGWCARLERALAQFMLDTQTEKHGYTEVLPPLIVNRKTMTGTGQLPKFEEDLFKLTDEREFYLIPTAEVPLTNIYADEVIPEEKLPVKFCAQTPCFRSEAGSYGKDTKGLIRQHQFYKVEMVNFAHPDHSYEALEDMTRSAERILELLGLHYRTIALCTGDMGFSAAKTYDIEVWLPGQGKYREISSCSNCEDFQARRANIRFQPKDSKKKLYPHTLNGSGLAVGRCLVAVLENYQQADGSLVIPEALRPYMGGLEVVTP; this is encoded by the coding sequence ATGCTTGATCTCAAACTGATGCAGAAGAATCCGGACATGGTCCGGCAGAGCCTGGAGAAGCGCCACTCGAAAATCGACGTGGCCGAATTCACCGAACTGGACGAGCGGCGCAAACAACTTATCGGTGAGGTGGAATCCCTCAAGGCCGAGAAGAACGCCGTGGGCCCGGAGATCGCCAAGCGCAAGCGGGCGGGCGAGGACGTCTCGGACCTGCTCGACAAGATGGGCAGGGTGGCCGAACGGACCAAGGATCTGGACCGCGAGCTGGCCGAGGTGGAGAAGGCCGAATTCGACTGGATGATGGCCGTGCCCAACATCCCGCACGAATCCGTGCCCGAGGGCGCGGGCGAGGAGGACAACCCGGTCCTGCGCTACTGGGGCGAGAAGCCGGTCCTGGATTTCGAGCCCAAGGAGCACTGGGAGATCGGCACCGCGCTCGGCGGCCTGGACTTCGAGTGCGCGGCCAAGCTGGCCGGGGCCCGGTTCTCCATCAGCTTCGGCTGGTGCGCCCGGCTTGAGCGCGCCCTGGCCCAGTTCATGCTCGACACCCAGACCGAAAAACACGGCTACACCGAGGTCCTGCCCCCGCTCATCGTCAACAGGAAGACCATGACCGGCACGGGGCAGTTGCCCAAGTTCGAGGAAGACCTGTTCAAGCTGACCGACGAGCGCGAATTCTATCTCATCCCCACGGCAGAGGTGCCCTTGACCAACATCTATGCCGACGAGGTCATCCCCGAGGAAAAGCTGCCGGTCAAGTTCTGCGCCCAGACACCGTGCTTCCGCTCCGAGGCCGGTTCCTACGGCAAGGACACCAAGGGGCTCATCCGCCAGCACCAGTTCTACAAGGTGGAGATGGTCAACTTCGCCCATCCCGACCACTCCTATGAGGCGCTCGAGGACATGACCCGTTCGGCGGAGCGCATCCTGGAGCTGCTCGGCCTGCACTACCGGACCATCGCCCTGTGCACCGGCGATATGGGCTTCTCCGCGGCCAAGACCTACGACATCGAGGTCTGGCTGCCCGGTCAGGGCAAGTACCGCGAAATCTCGTCCTGCTCCAACTGCGAGGACTTCCAGGCGCGCCGGGCCAACATCCGGTTCCAGCCCAAGGACTCCAAGAAGAAGCTCTACCCCCACACCCTGAACGGCTCCGGCCTGGCCGTGGGCCGCTGCCTGGTGGCCGTGCTCGAAAATTACCAGCAGGCCGACGGCTCTCTGGTCATTCCCGAGGCGCTCAGGCCGTACATGGGGGGGCTGGAAGTGGTTACGCCTTAA
- the hisC gene encoding histidinol-phosphate transaminase yields MREFTVRPEIMDFAPYVPGLTIEQIQARYGLTSVIKLASNENPLGTSPLVMKAIERNAARAFRYPENHTPRLTEAVAETAGVPAECVLVGNGSDEIIDMLFRMKAVPGKSNVVFYEHSFAMYGMCAKLCGLEYRVVPRGEDCALPLDALAEAADENTAMVVVTSPDNPTGLAAGVEDLTVLAGVLPKDCLLVVDEAYIEFAWPPESYSPVQAFDKFENLVCLRTFSKAYGLAGMRLGYGIMPASLAALLRNARIPFTVNLLAEEAGLAALEDETFFNETLSVVMRGREYFTRELTKLGCKVWPSQSNFVMVRPPMDAKTLFQTLLERGIIVRHLGSFGLADCIRVNMGTDKENELFIQAVGDILNG; encoded by the coding sequence ATGAGAGAATTTACCGTTCGTCCGGAGATCATGGATTTCGCGCCGTACGTGCCGGGTCTGACCATTGAGCAGATCCAGGCCCGGTACGGGCTCACGTCGGTCATCAAGCTGGCCAGCAACGAGAATCCGCTGGGCACGTCGCCGCTGGTGATGAAGGCCATCGAGCGCAACGCGGCGCGGGCCTTCCGCTATCCGGAGAACCATACGCCGAGGCTGACCGAGGCCGTGGCCGAGACCGCGGGCGTGCCCGCCGAGTGCGTACTGGTGGGCAACGGCTCGGACGAGATCATCGACATGCTTTTCCGCATGAAGGCCGTGCCGGGCAAGTCCAACGTGGTCTTTTACGAGCACAGCTTCGCCATGTACGGCATGTGCGCCAAACTGTGCGGCCTGGAGTACCGGGTGGTCCCGCGCGGCGAGGACTGCGCCCTGCCCCTGGACGCGCTGGCCGAGGCCGCGGACGAGAACACGGCCATGGTCGTGGTCACCAGCCCGGACAACCCCACGGGGCTGGCCGCCGGGGTGGAGGACCTGACGGTGCTGGCGGGCGTGCTGCCCAAGGACTGCCTGCTGGTCGTGGACGAGGCGTACATCGAGTTCGCCTGGCCGCCCGAGTCCTATTCTCCGGTCCAGGCCTTCGACAAGTTCGAGAACCTGGTCTGCCTGCGCACGTTCTCCAAGGCCTACGGCCTGGCGGGCATGCGGCTCGGCTACGGGATCATGCCCGCGAGCCTGGCCGCATTGCTCAGGAACGCGCGCATTCCGTTCACGGTCAACCTGCTGGCCGAGGAGGCCGGGCTGGCCGCGCTCGAAGACGAGACCTTCTTCAACGAGACCTTAAGCGTGGTCATGCGCGGGCGCGAGTATTTCACCAGGGAGCTGACGAAGCTCGGGTGCAAGGTCTGGCCGAGCCAGTCCAACTTCGTCATGGTCCGGCCGCCCATGGACGCCAAGACGCTCTTTCAGACCCTGCTCGAGCGGGGCATCATCGTCCGCCACCTGGGCAGCTTCGGTCTGGCCGACTGCATCCGGGTGAACATGGGCACGGACAAGGAGAACGAGCTGTTCATCCAGGCCGTGGGGGACATCCTCAATGGGTGA
- a CDS encoding universal stress protein yields the protein MPEIKKILCAVDFSDYSPMVADYANMMAKCSGAQVLVLYVAPSLSQYVGFHVPPSSIESFVGEIVTGAEDTMNAFVKENFNDLNVEGKVVTGYPAEEILAICEAEKCDMVVMGTHGRKGIDRILFGSVAEKVVKSSKAPVLTVRPS from the coding sequence ATGCCCGAAATCAAGAAGATTCTGTGCGCGGTCGATTTTTCCGATTATAGCCCCATGGTCGCCGATTACGCCAACATGATGGCCAAGTGCTCCGGGGCCCAGGTCCTGGTGCTGTATGTCGCGCCGTCGTTGAGCCAGTACGTGGGCTTCCATGTGCCGCCCAGTTCCATTGAGAGCTTCGTGGGCGAGATCGTCACCGGCGCCGAAGATACCATGAATGCCTTTGTCAAGGAGAACTTCAACGATCTCAACGTGGAAGGCAAGGTCGTCACCGGTTATCCCGCAGAGGAAATCCTGGCCATCTGCGAGGCCGAGAAGTGCGACATGGTCGTCATGGGCACCCACGGCCGCAAGGGCATCGACCGCATCCTGTTCGGCTCCGTGGCCGAAAAGGTCGTCAAGAGCTCCAAGGCCCCGGTCCTCACCGTCCGGCCCAGCTAG
- the cmk gene encoding (d)CMP kinase, whose amino-acid sequence MGDTLIVTIDGPAGVGKSTMAKRLARLLSIPYLDTGAMFRSVAWKLGEGAWDWPEERLEQALAGFEYGLSGVGEDSVLSLNGTPIGDEIRTEEVGMWASNMATLPVIRTFLKKAQQALGAKYSLVAEGRDMGTVIFPDAPYKFFLDASVDERARRRFLQLQGMGKPADLDALKEQIAKRDDQDRNRAVAPLRAASDAAVIDTTAMDRDRVLAALKEAVA is encoded by the coding sequence ATGGGTGACACCCTGATCGTGACCATCGACGGCCCGGCCGGAGTGGGCAAATCCACCATGGCCAAACGGTTGGCCCGGCTGCTGTCCATCCCGTACCTGGACACCGGGGCCATGTTCCGGTCCGTGGCCTGGAAACTCGGCGAGGGTGCCTGGGACTGGCCCGAAGAACGGCTGGAACAGGCTCTGGCGGGCTTCGAGTACGGGCTGTCCGGGGTGGGCGAGGACTCGGTCCTGTCCCTGAACGGCACGCCCATCGGGGACGAGATCCGTACCGAGGAGGTCGGCATGTGGGCCTCGAACATGGCCACCCTGCCGGTCATCCGCACTTTTTTGAAGAAGGCCCAGCAGGCGCTCGGGGCGAAGTATTCCCTGGTGGCCGAGGGCCGCGACATGGGCACCGTGATTTTCCCGGACGCCCCGTACAAGTTTTTCCTGGACGCCTCGGTGGACGAACGCGCCCGCCGTCGGTTCCTGCAGCTTCAGGGGATGGGCAAGCCCGCCGACCTGGATGCGCTCAAGGAACAGATCGCCAAACGGGACGACCAGGACCGCAACCGGGCCGTGGCTCCGCTCCGGGCGGCGAGTGATGCGGCCGTCATCGACACCACGGCCATGGACCGGGACCGGGTCCTTGCCGCCTTGAAAGAAGCCGTTGCCTAG